A genomic segment from Corylus avellana chromosome ca5, CavTom2PMs-1.0 encodes:
- the LOC132181854 gene encoding probable LRR receptor-like serine/threonine-protein kinase At1g53430 has protein sequence MYSDDQTFSSLGKRIFDVSIQGNLVEKDFNIVEAAGGVGIGIHREYDVLVNGSTLEIHLYRAGKGTNAIPNKAVYGPLISAIAVTPNFDPRKGLAAGAIAGIVLASCMLLALILVVLRMKGYLGGKDLEDKELQYFLP, from the exons ATGTATTCTGATGACCAGACATTTAGCAGCCTGGGAAAGCGTATATTCGATGTCTCAATTCAA ggGAATTTAGTTGAGAAGGATTTCAACATTGTGGAGGCTGCTGGAGGTGTTGGTATAGGCATCCATAGGGAATACGATGTTCTTGTTAATGGTAGTACTTTGGAGATTCATTTATACAGGGCAGGGAAAGGAACTAATGCCATTCCTAATAAAGCTGTCTATGGGCCTCTTATATCTGCCATTGCAGTGACACCAA ACTTTGACCCTAGAAAGGGTCTTGCTGCTGGTGCTATTGCTGGAATTGTACTTGCATCGTGTATGCTCCTTGCATTGATTTTGGTAGTTCTCCGAATGAAGGGTTACCTAGGGGGGAAAGACCTTGAAGATAAAG AGTTGCAATACTTTCTTCCTTAA